One Vanessa atalanta chromosome 20, ilVanAtal1.2, whole genome shotgun sequence genomic window carries:
- the LOC125072064 gene encoding merlin isoform X1 translates to MPPFRRKKAAKSFPVKVCTLDAELEFNLEWRATGRDLFDLVCRTIGLRETWFFGLQFEDTKHFISWLKLDKRVQDQCVSQMPGTPFMLLCKLYPEDVAEELIQEVTQHLLFLQVKQAILSMDIYCPPEASVLLASYAVQAKYGDYDESASKPGMLASEDLLPQRVIDQYQMTPEMWEERIKIWYADHKGMSRDEAEMEYLKIAQDLDMYGVNYFAINNKKETDLYLGVTALGLNIYEKDNKLTPKTTFPWSEIKHISFDDKKFVIKFVDKSVNNFIFFSPKGMNKLSFFSQILDLCIGNHDLYMRRRKPDTMEVQQMKAQAKEEKQRRQIERNKLAREKQLRETAERERAAMEQRLLQYQEEIRLANEALRRSEETAELLAEKGRVAEEEASLLAQKAADAERENARLRLSAIRTEEEKVHLERKTREAEFLTARLVEESEKRAAEAERLKAELLAAKVAEKQAKEKLLNFLSRTSTGSLPPPQTSSTVPSSMFPSTCSLPAELGGEMLQNGSTGDEINSYQLVSDDDPHVHRLSLEIEKERVEYLAKSKHLQQQLDELRCEFSVLRVEQSGATLDRLHEAQARAGDDKYSTLRRLKQGSTRTRVAFYEEL, encoded by the exons ATGCCGCCCTTTAGGAGGAAGAAAGCTGCCAAGTCGTTCCCAGTGAAAGTTTGTACTTTGGACGCAGAATTGGAGTTCAACCTTGAG TGGCGAGCAACTGGCAGAGATTTATTTGACTTGGTATGCAGAACTATAGGTTTAAGGGAAACATGGTTCTTTGGACTACAGTTCGAAGATACAAAGCACTTCATAAGTTGGCTGAAGTTGGATAAAAGGG tacaAGATCAATGTGTCTCACAAATGCCGGGCACTCCATTCATGCTCCTCTGCAAACTCTATCCCGAAGATGTTGCAGAGGAGCTTATCCAAGAGGTCACACAGCACCTGCTCTTCCTACAAGTGAAGCAGGCAATACTCAGCATGGATATATACTGTCCTCCAGAAGCATCTGTATTGCTCGCAAGCTATGCAGTGCAGGCAAAG TATGGTGACTATGATGAGAGCGCTTCAAAGCCCGGCATGCTGGCCAGCGAAGACCTTCTCCCTCAAAGGGTGATAGACCAGTATCAAATGACGCCAGAAATGTGGGAGGAAAGGATTAAAATATG GTACGCGGACCACAAAGGCATGTCACGTGATGAAGCCGAGATGGAGTATTTGAAAATAGCACAGGATCTGGATATGTACGGCGTcaattattttgcaataaat AACAAAAAGGAAACAGACCTGTATCTCGGCGTCACAGCTCTGGGCCTCAACATATACGAGAAAGACAATAAGTTGACCCCTAAAACGACTTTCCCGTGGTCCGAGATAAAGCACATATCGTTCGACGATAAGAAATTCGTCATCAAGTTTGTCGACAAGagtgtcaataattttatatttttctcacCAAAGGGTATGAACAAATtg agttttttttcacagattttagatttatgtattGGTAACCACGATCTTTACATGCGAAGAAGGAAACCGGACACAATGGAAGTTCAACAGATGAAGGCTCAGGCCAAGGAGGAGAAACAGCGACGTCAGATCGAACGCAACAAGCTCGCGCGAGAGAAGCAGTTGCGGGAGACTGCGGAGAGGGAGAGAGCTGCCATGGAACAGAGGCTGCTGCAATACCAGGAGGAAATCAGGCTCGCTAATGAGGCTTtg CGCCGCTCCGAGGAGACGGCGGAGCTGCTGGCGGAGAAGGGTCGCGTGGCGGAGGAGGAGGCGTCGCTGCTGGCGCAGAAGGCGGCCGACGCCGAGCGGGAGAACGCGCGGCTGCGCCTCTCCGCCATCCGCACCGAGGAGGAGAAG GTTCACTTAGAACGAAAAACTCGTGAAGCGGAGTTCCTGACGGCGCGACTGGTCGAGGAGTCTGAGAAGCGAGCGGCGGAAGCGGAGCGGCTCAAGGCGGAACTGCTAGCGGCGAAAGTCGCGGAGAAACAAGCGAAGGAGAAACTCCTCAATTTCCTTAGCAGGACTTCAACTGGATCGTTACCACCTCCT caGACATCTAGCACAGTACCGTCATCGATGTTTCCTTCCACCTGCTCACTGCCAGCAGAGCTGGGTGGCGAAATGCTGCAGAACGGCTCCACAGGCGACGAAATCAACTCCTACCAGCTAGTGTCCGATGACGACCCGCACGTGCACCGACTGTCGCTGGAGATCGAGAAGGAGAG AGTGGAGTACCTGGCCAAGTCGAAGCACCTGCAGCAGCAGCTGGACGAGCTGCGCTGCGAGTTCTCCGTGCTGCGCGTGGAGCAGAGCGGCGCCACGCTCGACCGCCTGCACGAGGCGCAGGCGCGCGCCGGCGACGACAAGTACAGCACGCTGCGCCGCCTCAAGCAGGGCTCCACGCGCACGCGCGTCGCCTTCTACGAGGAGCTGTAG
- the LOC125072064 gene encoding merlin isoform X3, with the protein MPPFRRKKAAKSFPVKVCTLDAELEFNLEWRATGRDLFDLVCRTIGLRETWFFGLQFEDTKHFISWLKLDKRVQDQCVSQMPGTPFMLLCKLYPEDVAEELIQEVTQHLLFLQVKQAILSMDIYCPPEASVLLASYAVQAKYGDYDESASKPGMLASEDLLPQRVIDQYQMTPEMWEERIKIWYADHKGMSRDEAEMEYLKIAQDLDMYGVNYFAINNKKETDLYLGVTALGLNIYEKDNKLTPKTTFPWSEIKHISFDDKKFVIKFVDKSVNNFIFFSPKGMNKLILDLCIGNHDLYMRRRKPDTMEVQQMKAQAKEEKQRRQIERNKLAREKQLRETAERERAAMEQRLLQYQEEIRLANEALRRSEETAELLAEKGRVAEEEASLLAQKAADAERENARLRLSAIRTEEEKVHLERKTREAEFLTARLVEESEKRAAEAERLKAELLAAKVAEKQAKEKLLNFLSRTSTGSLPPPQTSSTVPSSMFPSTCSLPAELGGEMLQNGSTGDEINSYQLVSDDDPHVHRLSLEIEKERVEYLAKSKHLQQQLDELRCEFSVLRVEQSGATLDRLHEAQARAGDDKYSTLRRLKQGSTRTRVAFYEEL; encoded by the exons ATGCCGCCCTTTAGGAGGAAGAAAGCTGCCAAGTCGTTCCCAGTGAAAGTTTGTACTTTGGACGCAGAATTGGAGTTCAACCTTGAG TGGCGAGCAACTGGCAGAGATTTATTTGACTTGGTATGCAGAACTATAGGTTTAAGGGAAACATGGTTCTTTGGACTACAGTTCGAAGATACAAAGCACTTCATAAGTTGGCTGAAGTTGGATAAAAGGG tacaAGATCAATGTGTCTCACAAATGCCGGGCACTCCATTCATGCTCCTCTGCAAACTCTATCCCGAAGATGTTGCAGAGGAGCTTATCCAAGAGGTCACACAGCACCTGCTCTTCCTACAAGTGAAGCAGGCAATACTCAGCATGGATATATACTGTCCTCCAGAAGCATCTGTATTGCTCGCAAGCTATGCAGTGCAGGCAAAG TATGGTGACTATGATGAGAGCGCTTCAAAGCCCGGCATGCTGGCCAGCGAAGACCTTCTCCCTCAAAGGGTGATAGACCAGTATCAAATGACGCCAGAAATGTGGGAGGAAAGGATTAAAATATG GTACGCGGACCACAAAGGCATGTCACGTGATGAAGCCGAGATGGAGTATTTGAAAATAGCACAGGATCTGGATATGTACGGCGTcaattattttgcaataaat AACAAAAAGGAAACAGACCTGTATCTCGGCGTCACAGCTCTGGGCCTCAACATATACGAGAAAGACAATAAGTTGACCCCTAAAACGACTTTCCCGTGGTCCGAGATAAAGCACATATCGTTCGACGATAAGAAATTCGTCATCAAGTTTGTCGACAAGagtgtcaataattttatatttttctcacCAAAGGGTATGAACAAATtg attttagatttatgtattGGTAACCACGATCTTTACATGCGAAGAAGGAAACCGGACACAATGGAAGTTCAACAGATGAAGGCTCAGGCCAAGGAGGAGAAACAGCGACGTCAGATCGAACGCAACAAGCTCGCGCGAGAGAAGCAGTTGCGGGAGACTGCGGAGAGGGAGAGAGCTGCCATGGAACAGAGGCTGCTGCAATACCAGGAGGAAATCAGGCTCGCTAATGAGGCTTtg CGCCGCTCCGAGGAGACGGCGGAGCTGCTGGCGGAGAAGGGTCGCGTGGCGGAGGAGGAGGCGTCGCTGCTGGCGCAGAAGGCGGCCGACGCCGAGCGGGAGAACGCGCGGCTGCGCCTCTCCGCCATCCGCACCGAGGAGGAGAAG GTTCACTTAGAACGAAAAACTCGTGAAGCGGAGTTCCTGACGGCGCGACTGGTCGAGGAGTCTGAGAAGCGAGCGGCGGAAGCGGAGCGGCTCAAGGCGGAACTGCTAGCGGCGAAAGTCGCGGAGAAACAAGCGAAGGAGAAACTCCTCAATTTCCTTAGCAGGACTTCAACTGGATCGTTACCACCTCCT caGACATCTAGCACAGTACCGTCATCGATGTTTCCTTCCACCTGCTCACTGCCAGCAGAGCTGGGTGGCGAAATGCTGCAGAACGGCTCCACAGGCGACGAAATCAACTCCTACCAGCTAGTGTCCGATGACGACCCGCACGTGCACCGACTGTCGCTGGAGATCGAGAAGGAGAG AGTGGAGTACCTGGCCAAGTCGAAGCACCTGCAGCAGCAGCTGGACGAGCTGCGCTGCGAGTTCTCCGTGCTGCGCGTGGAGCAGAGCGGCGCCACGCTCGACCGCCTGCACGAGGCGCAGGCGCGCGCCGGCGACGACAAGTACAGCACGCTGCGCCGCCTCAAGCAGGGCTCCACGCGCACGCGCGTCGCCTTCTACGAGGAGCTGTAG
- the LOC125072064 gene encoding merlin isoform X2 — translation MPPFRRKKAAKSFPVKVCTLDAELEFNLEWRATGRDLFDLVCRTIGLRETWFFGLQFEDTKHFISWLKLDKRVQDQCVSQMPGTPFMLLCKLYPEDVAEELIQEVTQHLLFLQVKQAILSMDIYCPPEASVLLASYAVQAKYGDYDESASKPGMLASEDLLPQRVIDQYQMTPEMWEERIKIWYADHKGMSRDEAEMEYLKIAQDLDMYGVNYFAINNKKETDLYLGVTALGLNIYEKDNKLTPKTTFPWSEIKHISFDDKKFVIKFVDKSVNNFIFFSPKGMNKLSFFSQILDLCIGNHDLYMRRRKPDTMEVQQMKAQAKEEKQRRQIERNKLAREKQLRETAERERAAMEQRLLQYQEEIRLANEALRRSEETAELLAEKGRVAEEEASLLAQKAADAERENARLRLSAIRTEEEKVHLERKTREAEFLTARLVEESEKRAAEAERLKAELLAAKVAEKQAKEKLLNFLSRTSTGSLPPPTSSTVPSSMFPSTCSLPAELGGEMLQNGSTGDEINSYQLVSDDDPHVHRLSLEIEKERVEYLAKSKHLQQQLDELRCEFSVLRVEQSGATLDRLHEAQARAGDDKYSTLRRLKQGSTRTRVAFYEEL, via the exons ATGCCGCCCTTTAGGAGGAAGAAAGCTGCCAAGTCGTTCCCAGTGAAAGTTTGTACTTTGGACGCAGAATTGGAGTTCAACCTTGAG TGGCGAGCAACTGGCAGAGATTTATTTGACTTGGTATGCAGAACTATAGGTTTAAGGGAAACATGGTTCTTTGGACTACAGTTCGAAGATACAAAGCACTTCATAAGTTGGCTGAAGTTGGATAAAAGGG tacaAGATCAATGTGTCTCACAAATGCCGGGCACTCCATTCATGCTCCTCTGCAAACTCTATCCCGAAGATGTTGCAGAGGAGCTTATCCAAGAGGTCACACAGCACCTGCTCTTCCTACAAGTGAAGCAGGCAATACTCAGCATGGATATATACTGTCCTCCAGAAGCATCTGTATTGCTCGCAAGCTATGCAGTGCAGGCAAAG TATGGTGACTATGATGAGAGCGCTTCAAAGCCCGGCATGCTGGCCAGCGAAGACCTTCTCCCTCAAAGGGTGATAGACCAGTATCAAATGACGCCAGAAATGTGGGAGGAAAGGATTAAAATATG GTACGCGGACCACAAAGGCATGTCACGTGATGAAGCCGAGATGGAGTATTTGAAAATAGCACAGGATCTGGATATGTACGGCGTcaattattttgcaataaat AACAAAAAGGAAACAGACCTGTATCTCGGCGTCACAGCTCTGGGCCTCAACATATACGAGAAAGACAATAAGTTGACCCCTAAAACGACTTTCCCGTGGTCCGAGATAAAGCACATATCGTTCGACGATAAGAAATTCGTCATCAAGTTTGTCGACAAGagtgtcaataattttatatttttctcacCAAAGGGTATGAACAAATtg agttttttttcacagattttagatttatgtattGGTAACCACGATCTTTACATGCGAAGAAGGAAACCGGACACAATGGAAGTTCAACAGATGAAGGCTCAGGCCAAGGAGGAGAAACAGCGACGTCAGATCGAACGCAACAAGCTCGCGCGAGAGAAGCAGTTGCGGGAGACTGCGGAGAGGGAGAGAGCTGCCATGGAACAGAGGCTGCTGCAATACCAGGAGGAAATCAGGCTCGCTAATGAGGCTTtg CGCCGCTCCGAGGAGACGGCGGAGCTGCTGGCGGAGAAGGGTCGCGTGGCGGAGGAGGAGGCGTCGCTGCTGGCGCAGAAGGCGGCCGACGCCGAGCGGGAGAACGCGCGGCTGCGCCTCTCCGCCATCCGCACCGAGGAGGAGAAG GTTCACTTAGAACGAAAAACTCGTGAAGCGGAGTTCCTGACGGCGCGACTGGTCGAGGAGTCTGAGAAGCGAGCGGCGGAAGCGGAGCGGCTCAAGGCGGAACTGCTAGCGGCGAAAGTCGCGGAGAAACAAGCGAAGGAGAAACTCCTCAATTTCCTTAGCAGGACTTCAACTGGATCGTTACCACCTCCT ACATCTAGCACAGTACCGTCATCGATGTTTCCTTCCACCTGCTCACTGCCAGCAGAGCTGGGTGGCGAAATGCTGCAGAACGGCTCCACAGGCGACGAAATCAACTCCTACCAGCTAGTGTCCGATGACGACCCGCACGTGCACCGACTGTCGCTGGAGATCGAGAAGGAGAG AGTGGAGTACCTGGCCAAGTCGAAGCACCTGCAGCAGCAGCTGGACGAGCTGCGCTGCGAGTTCTCCGTGCTGCGCGTGGAGCAGAGCGGCGCCACGCTCGACCGCCTGCACGAGGCGCAGGCGCGCGCCGGCGACGACAAGTACAGCACGCTGCGCCGCCTCAAGCAGGGCTCCACGCGCACGCGCGTCGCCTTCTACGAGGAGCTGTAG
- the LOC125072064 gene encoding merlin isoform X4 — protein MPPFRRKKAAKSFPVKVCTLDAELEFNLEWRATGRDLFDLVCRTIGLRETWFFGLQFEDTKHFISWLKLDKRVQDQCVSQMPGTPFMLLCKLYPEDVAEELIQEVTQHLLFLQVKQAILSMDIYCPPEASVLLASYAVQAKYGDYDESASKPGMLASEDLLPQRVIDQYQMTPEMWEERIKIWYADHKGMSRDEAEMEYLKIAQDLDMYGVNYFAINNKKETDLYLGVTALGLNIYEKDNKLTPKTTFPWSEIKHISFDDKKFVIKFVDKSVNNFIFFSPKGMNKLILDLCIGNHDLYMRRRKPDTMEVQQMKAQAKEEKQRRQIERNKLAREKQLRETAERERAAMEQRLLQYQEEIRLANEALRRSEETAELLAEKGRVAEEEASLLAQKAADAERENARLRLSAIRTEEEKVHLERKTREAEFLTARLVEESEKRAAEAERLKAELLAAKVAEKQAKEKLLNFLSRTSTGSLPPPTSSTVPSSMFPSTCSLPAELGGEMLQNGSTGDEINSYQLVSDDDPHVHRLSLEIEKERVEYLAKSKHLQQQLDELRCEFSVLRVEQSGATLDRLHEAQARAGDDKYSTLRRLKQGSTRTRVAFYEEL, from the exons ATGCCGCCCTTTAGGAGGAAGAAAGCTGCCAAGTCGTTCCCAGTGAAAGTTTGTACTTTGGACGCAGAATTGGAGTTCAACCTTGAG TGGCGAGCAACTGGCAGAGATTTATTTGACTTGGTATGCAGAACTATAGGTTTAAGGGAAACATGGTTCTTTGGACTACAGTTCGAAGATACAAAGCACTTCATAAGTTGGCTGAAGTTGGATAAAAGGG tacaAGATCAATGTGTCTCACAAATGCCGGGCACTCCATTCATGCTCCTCTGCAAACTCTATCCCGAAGATGTTGCAGAGGAGCTTATCCAAGAGGTCACACAGCACCTGCTCTTCCTACAAGTGAAGCAGGCAATACTCAGCATGGATATATACTGTCCTCCAGAAGCATCTGTATTGCTCGCAAGCTATGCAGTGCAGGCAAAG TATGGTGACTATGATGAGAGCGCTTCAAAGCCCGGCATGCTGGCCAGCGAAGACCTTCTCCCTCAAAGGGTGATAGACCAGTATCAAATGACGCCAGAAATGTGGGAGGAAAGGATTAAAATATG GTACGCGGACCACAAAGGCATGTCACGTGATGAAGCCGAGATGGAGTATTTGAAAATAGCACAGGATCTGGATATGTACGGCGTcaattattttgcaataaat AACAAAAAGGAAACAGACCTGTATCTCGGCGTCACAGCTCTGGGCCTCAACATATACGAGAAAGACAATAAGTTGACCCCTAAAACGACTTTCCCGTGGTCCGAGATAAAGCACATATCGTTCGACGATAAGAAATTCGTCATCAAGTTTGTCGACAAGagtgtcaataattttatatttttctcacCAAAGGGTATGAACAAATtg attttagatttatgtattGGTAACCACGATCTTTACATGCGAAGAAGGAAACCGGACACAATGGAAGTTCAACAGATGAAGGCTCAGGCCAAGGAGGAGAAACAGCGACGTCAGATCGAACGCAACAAGCTCGCGCGAGAGAAGCAGTTGCGGGAGACTGCGGAGAGGGAGAGAGCTGCCATGGAACAGAGGCTGCTGCAATACCAGGAGGAAATCAGGCTCGCTAATGAGGCTTtg CGCCGCTCCGAGGAGACGGCGGAGCTGCTGGCGGAGAAGGGTCGCGTGGCGGAGGAGGAGGCGTCGCTGCTGGCGCAGAAGGCGGCCGACGCCGAGCGGGAGAACGCGCGGCTGCGCCTCTCCGCCATCCGCACCGAGGAGGAGAAG GTTCACTTAGAACGAAAAACTCGTGAAGCGGAGTTCCTGACGGCGCGACTGGTCGAGGAGTCTGAGAAGCGAGCGGCGGAAGCGGAGCGGCTCAAGGCGGAACTGCTAGCGGCGAAAGTCGCGGAGAAACAAGCGAAGGAGAAACTCCTCAATTTCCTTAGCAGGACTTCAACTGGATCGTTACCACCTCCT ACATCTAGCACAGTACCGTCATCGATGTTTCCTTCCACCTGCTCACTGCCAGCAGAGCTGGGTGGCGAAATGCTGCAGAACGGCTCCACAGGCGACGAAATCAACTCCTACCAGCTAGTGTCCGATGACGACCCGCACGTGCACCGACTGTCGCTGGAGATCGAGAAGGAGAG AGTGGAGTACCTGGCCAAGTCGAAGCACCTGCAGCAGCAGCTGGACGAGCTGCGCTGCGAGTTCTCCGTGCTGCGCGTGGAGCAGAGCGGCGCCACGCTCGACCGCCTGCACGAGGCGCAGGCGCGCGCCGGCGACGACAAGTACAGCACGCTGCGCCGCCTCAAGCAGGGCTCCACGCGCACGCGCGTCGCCTTCTACGAGGAGCTGTAG